Proteins encoded within one genomic window of Chlorobaculum sp. MV4-Y:
- a CDS encoding riboflavin synthase, which yields MFTGIVKDVGTVESTAWQGSGMRLKVRYTSQAEFGDLGIDESVSVNGACQTAVAVGPGWFEVDTVAETLKKTTLGSFRPGTPVNLERAVRPMDRLGGHFVLGHVDGVGRVTRIEEVGGSRMISVAFDTRFDQWIISAGSIAIDGVSLTVASVEPGLFTVAIIPYTFGHTTITGLGNGSQVNLEFDILGKYVARQKTAAAPSQEPSRITESWLSGQGFA from the coding sequence ATGTTCACAGGAATCGTCAAGGATGTGGGAACGGTCGAGAGTACCGCGTGGCAGGGGAGTGGGATGCGGCTGAAGGTGCGCTACACTTCGCAGGCGGAGTTCGGTGATCTCGGGATTGATGAGAGCGTGAGCGTCAATGGTGCTTGCCAGACGGCGGTGGCGGTGGGGCCGGGGTGGTTCGAGGTCGATACGGTGGCCGAGACCCTCAAAAAGACCACGCTTGGCTCGTTCCGCCCGGGCACGCCGGTCAATCTCGAACGGGCTGTGCGCCCGATGGATCGCCTCGGCGGCCACTTCGTGCTGGGCCACGTCGATGGCGTCGGGCGCGTGACGCGTATCGAGGAGGTGGGCGGCAGCCGAATGATTTCAGTGGCGTTCGATACGCGCTTCGACCAGTGGATCATCTCTGCCGGTTCCATCGCCATCGACGGCGTGAGCCTCACGGTAGCTTCGGTCGAGCCGGGGCTGTTCACGGTGGCGATCATTCCCTACACCTTCGGCCACACGACCATTACCGGCCTCGGCAACGGCAGCCAGGTGAACCTCGAATTCGACATTCTCGGCAAGTACGTTGCCCGGCAGAAAACGGCTGCCGCGCCGTCGCAGGAGCCGAGCCGCATCACCGAATCGTGGCTGAGCGGCCAGGGGTTCGCATGA
- a CDS encoding alpha-amylase family glycosyl hydrolase, which yields MPHPDSPALSPVERSLAEIQLTELTAGKTYYSSPSTWEDEVLYFLILDRFSDGREHGGFNDVSGNPVVAGETRTTPLFRIETDANNAEWQQWFEAGRGWCGGTIAGMRDKLGYLKRLGVTAIWVSPVFKQVTGGDSYHGYGIQNFLDVDPHFGTREELREFVAEAHQCGIRVILDIILNHAGDVFSYQDNQPYFYYEGRQWPVKGYRLNQGDSGSIPFGGGQEAHSGITMDAAIWPVEFQSEVTWTMKGEIRNWDAFPEFLEGDFCSLKDIDHGWALDDPAQSWDLERRISLFCPSTTLDHLIKVYRFWIAYADIDGFRLDTVKHMEPGAVRYFALGIHEFAQTLGKENFPIIGEITGGRSYAMQILDVTGLDAALGIGDLPDKLEFLAKGWRSPGNPETGEQEGYFDLFCNSLLDGKNSHQWYSKHIVTMIDDHDQVGEQRKYRFCGDSPESWKLLKAALGLNLATEGISCIYYGTEQAFNGADPRTGDRSWGDVFLRECMFGGPFGSLQSTGRHFFNEEHEVYRFVGRLAEFRKGEIALRRGRQYLRQVSATGSEGDFFYPQPVNGQMRWVVAWSRIFAETECLCAINTSLEKELTVWVVVDHQLNPPGKTMRCAFSSSPEQEGEEAEVAPICGSAVKITVPPGGFVIYR from the coding sequence ATGCCACATCCCGATTCTCCAGCATTATCGCCGGTTGAACGCAGCCTTGCAGAGATTCAGCTCACTGAACTGACCGCAGGCAAAACTTACTATTCATCTCCATCCACCTGGGAGGATGAGGTGCTGTACTTCCTCATACTCGACCGTTTTTCGGATGGCAGGGAGCATGGCGGCTTCAACGATGTCAGCGGAAATCCGGTCGTTGCGGGCGAGACGCGTACGACCCCGCTGTTTCGCATCGAGACCGACGCGAACAACGCCGAGTGGCAGCAGTGGTTCGAGGCGGGCCGGGGTTGGTGCGGCGGCACGATTGCCGGGATGCGCGACAAACTCGGCTACCTGAAGCGACTTGGCGTGACGGCCATCTGGGTCAGCCCGGTATTCAAGCAGGTGACGGGCGGTGACTCCTATCACGGCTACGGCATCCAGAACTTTCTCGATGTCGATCCGCACTTCGGCACGCGCGAAGAGCTTCGCGAGTTCGTGGCCGAAGCGCACCAGTGCGGTATCCGGGTGATCCTTGACATCATTCTCAATCATGCCGGTGACGTGTTCAGCTATCAGGACAATCAGCCGTATTTTTATTACGAAGGGCGGCAGTGGCCGGTCAAGGGCTACCGGCTGAATCAGGGCGATTCTGGTTCGATTCCATTCGGCGGTGGCCAGGAAGCCCATTCGGGCATCACGATGGATGCGGCGATCTGGCCGGTCGAGTTCCAGAGCGAGGTGACCTGGACGATGAAGGGCGAAATCCGCAACTGGGACGCTTTTCCTGAGTTTCTCGAAGGGGACTTCTGCTCGCTCAAGGACATCGATCACGGCTGGGCGCTGGACGATCCAGCGCAAAGCTGGGACCTCGAACGGCGGATCAGTCTGTTTTGCCCCTCGACGACGCTCGATCACCTTATCAAGGTTTATCGCTTCTGGATAGCGTATGCTGACATCGACGGTTTCCGGCTCGACACGGTCAAGCACATGGAGCCGGGCGCGGTGCGCTACTTTGCCTTGGGGATCCACGAGTTCGCGCAGACGCTCGGCAAGGAGAACTTCCCGATCATCGGCGAAATCACCGGCGGGCGCTCCTACGCGATGCAGATTCTCGATGTGACCGGCCTCGACGCGGCGCTCGGCATCGGCGACCTGCCCGACAAGCTCGAATTCCTCGCCAAGGGGTGGCGCAGTCCGGGCAACCCCGAAACCGGCGAGCAGGAGGGGTATTTCGACCTCTTCTGTAACAGTCTGCTCGACGGCAAGAACAGCCATCAGTGGTACTCGAAGCACATCGTCACCATGATTGATGACCACGACCAGGTGGGCGAGCAGCGCAAATACCGCTTCTGCGGCGACTCGCCCGAAAGCTGGAAACTGCTGAAAGCCGCGCTGGGGCTGAACCTCGCCACAGAGGGCATCAGTTGCATCTACTACGGCACCGAACAGGCGTTCAACGGCGCCGATCCGCGCACGGGCGACCGCTCGTGGGGCGACGTGTTCCTGCGCGAGTGCATGTTCGGCGGGCCGTTCGGATCGCTGCAAAGCACGGGCCGCCACTTCTTCAACGAAGAACACGAGGTGTACCGCTTCGTGGGCAGGCTGGCGGAGTTCCGCAAAGGCGAAATAGCCCTGCGCCGGGGACGGCAGTATCTGCGGCAGGTGTCGGCGACGGGCAGCGAGGGCGATTTCTTCTATCCCCAGCCGGTGAATGGCCAGATGCGCTGGGTGGTCGCCTGGTCGCGCATTTTCGCCGAGACGGAGTGCCTGTGTGCCATCAACACGAGCCTCGAAAAAGAGTTGACGGTGTGGGTGGTGGTCGATCACCAGCTCAACCCGCCCGGCAAGACAATGCGTTGCGCTTTTTCGTCATCGCCGGAGCAGGAGGGTGAAGAAGCGGAGGTCGCGCCGATCTGTGGCTCGGCGGTGAAGATCACCGTGCCACCGGGCGGCTTTGTCATCTATCGCTGA
- the tpx gene encoding thiol peroxidase, translating into MATITLKGNFIHTAGELPAVGSQLPAFTLVKSDLSEVSPADFAGKKLVLNIFPSLDTAVCAASVRRFNKEAGERGDAVVLCISADLPFAQGRFCTTEGLENVVSLSVFRSPEFGQNYGLTITDGPLKGLLSRAVIVADASGKVLYVEQVPEIVQEPDYDKALAALA; encoded by the coding sequence ATGGCAACCATTACGCTCAAGGGAAATTTCATTCACACCGCAGGTGAGCTTCCGGCTGTCGGCAGTCAGCTTCCAGCATTTACCCTTGTAAAAAGCGATCTTTCAGAGGTTTCGCCTGCCGATTTTGCTGGCAAGAAGCTCGTGCTGAATATCTTTCCGAGTCTTGACACGGCTGTCTGCGCGGCTTCGGTGAGGCGTTTCAACAAAGAGGCCGGTGAGCGGGGCGATGCTGTCGTGCTCTGCATTTCCGCCGATCTTCCGTTTGCTCAGGGGCGCTTCTGTACGACTGAGGGGCTCGAAAATGTCGTTTCCCTGTCGGTGTTCCGTTCGCCCGAGTTCGGCCAGAATTATGGCCTGACCATTACCGATGGTCCGTTGAAAGGGTTGCTCTCCCGCGCGGTGATCGTTGCCGATGCTTCCGGCAAGGTGCTTTACGTTGAGCAGGTGCCCGAGATCGTGCAGGAGCCGGATTACGACAAGGCTCTGGCTGCGCTCGCCTGA
- a CDS encoding ABC transporter ATP-binding protein → MLSAVRSVKQNTLSTIVNHVFEFSNVTAYRGGTQVFDGLDLSIRKGENTAILGPNGSGKTTLLKLISREIYPVHADDCRMTVYGRDRWNVEELRSRLGIVSHDLQQHYGVYAKGRDVMLSGYYSSIDTWPHQLFSATEIDRAEELMRQLGVEELADRSFGKMSTGQQRRFLLGRALVHGPEALLLDEPTSGLDISSSFQYLDTARKLMQQGTQLILVTHHIHEIPPEITRVIFMRKGRVVADGDKEAMLTSSNVSGLFGCGVELIGRNGYYQAVPVG, encoded by the coding sequence ATGCTATCGGCAGTGCGGTCAGTGAAACAGAATACACTAAGCACCATCGTGAATCACGTTTTTGAATTCAGCAATGTCACCGCTTACCGGGGAGGGACGCAGGTGTTTGACGGGCTTGACCTGAGTATTCGCAAGGGAGAGAACACAGCGATTCTTGGGCCGAACGGTTCAGGGAAGACGACCCTGCTGAAGTTGATCTCTCGCGAAATCTATCCGGTTCATGCCGATGACTGCCGGATGACGGTCTATGGTCGCGACCGCTGGAACGTCGAGGAGTTGCGCTCGCGGCTCGGCATTGTTTCCCATGATCTGCAACAGCATTACGGGGTTTATGCCAAGGGGCGGGATGTGATGCTTTCAGGCTACTACTCGAGTATCGATACGTGGCCACATCAGCTTTTCAGCGCCACCGAAATTGACCGTGCCGAGGAGCTGATGCGGCAGCTTGGCGTCGAAGAACTCGCTGACCGGTCTTTCGGCAAAATGTCCACCGGCCAGCAACGGCGATTTCTGCTCGGACGTGCGCTGGTGCATGGGCCTGAGGCGCTGCTGCTCGACGAGCCGACCAGCGGCCTCGATATTTCGTCCTCGTTCCAGTACCTCGATACGGCGCGAAAGCTCATGCAGCAAGGCACGCAGCTCATTCTCGTTACCCACCACATTCACGAAATACCACCGGAGATCACGCGAGTCATCTTCATGCGCAAGGGGCGAGTGGTGGCCGATGGTGACAAAGAGGCCATGCTGACCTCATCGAACGTTTCCGGCCTCTTCGGTTGCGGCGTTGAGCTTATCGGGCGCAACGGCTATTACCAGGCGGTACCGGTCGGTTGA
- a CDS encoding endonuclease NucS domain-containing protein, producing MKNYYRVMLGKGCSHAANCFHDGCIGADFTINEDLTRKLPDQWKDFNKTYIPVFLSSNPAKSKISAGLACGALWTIAKGIKQGDIVLSPDGSGTYRLGEGLGDYYYAKGNYLPHRRKVRWLNATIDRSAMSEALQNSTGSIGTVSNISSYRDEIEKLMADAEAPVSILTGDNTIEDPYAFAMEKHLEAFLVANWNQTELSKEYSIFEEEGEPVGQQYDTDAGTIDILAISKDKKKLLVVELKKGRVSDVVVGQVLRYMGYVKDQIAEPDQTVEGAIIAIDDDQKLKWALMSVPSITFYRYQISFKLVKGC from the coding sequence ATGAAAAACTATTACCGAGTCATGCTGGGAAAAGGCTGCTCTCATGCTGCTAACTGCTTCCATGACGGCTGCATTGGAGCCGATTTTACCATCAACGAGGATTTGACCCGAAAATTGCCCGACCAATGGAAAGATTTCAACAAAACCTATATCCCAGTATTTCTCTCCAGTAATCCCGCAAAATCAAAAATCAGCGCAGGTCTTGCCTGTGGTGCGCTCTGGACAATTGCAAAAGGCATTAAGCAAGGGGATATTGTCCTGAGTCCAGACGGCTCAGGCACCTACAGGTTGGGCGAGGGCTTGGGTGATTATTACTACGCAAAAGGCAATTATCTGCCCCATCGCCGAAAGGTGCGCTGGCTCAATGCCACCATAGACCGTTCGGCAATGAGCGAAGCATTGCAGAACTCTACCGGCTCGATTGGCACTGTCAGTAACATATCCAGCTATCGTGATGAAATCGAAAAGCTTATGGCTGATGCAGAAGCTCCGGTTTCGATACTCACGGGTGACAATACCATTGAAGACCCCTACGCCTTCGCAATGGAAAAACATCTCGAAGCATTTCTTGTGGCGAACTGGAACCAAACTGAGCTCAGCAAAGAGTACTCGATATTTGAAGAAGAGGGTGAGCCTGTTGGACAGCAATATGACACTGATGCCGGAACAATCGATATTCTGGCAATCAGCAAAGACAAGAAAAAACTCTTGGTTGTCGAGCTCAAAAAAGGCAGGGTATCAGATGTCGTTGTCGGACAGGTGCTTCGATACATGGGATACGTAAAAGACCAGATTGCGGAACCGGATCAGACCGTCGAAGGAGCAATCATAGCGATCGATGACGACCAGAAACTCAAATGGGCACTAATGTCTGTTCCATCGATAACCTTTTACCGATACCAGATCAGTTTCAAACTTGTCAAAGGTTGTTGA
- a CDS encoding DoxX family protein, with translation MNNNDLGKLLIRLCVGGLMLFHGVYKLIHGYGFIAGKLKAAHLPVWLVAGVPVGEVFAPLLIVLGIYTRPAALIEAFLMGVAVWLVHMGQLTALDQHGGYALELQAFYFFGSIAIFFLGAGRYSVSKGMGKWN, from the coding sequence ATGAATAACAACGATCTTGGCAAGCTCCTGATCCGCTTGTGCGTCGGGGGCCTTATGCTGTTTCACGGCGTGTACAAGCTCATTCACGGCTACGGCTTCATTGCGGGCAAACTCAAGGCTGCGCATCTGCCTGTCTGGCTGGTTGCGGGCGTGCCGGTTGGCGAAGTGTTTGCTCCGCTGCTCATCGTGTTGGGCATTTACACCCGTCCTGCGGCGCTCATAGAGGCATTTCTCATGGGCGTAGCCGTCTGGCTCGTCCACATGGGCCAGCTTACCGCACTCGATCAGCACGGTGGTTACGCCCTTGAACTGCAAGCATTCTACTTTTTCGGCTCCATCGCCATTTTCTTTCTTGGCGCTGGTCGCTACAGCGTCTCTAAAGGTATGGGAAAATGGAACTGA
- the ribD gene encoding bifunctional diaminohydroxyphosphoribosylaminopyrimidine deaminase/5-amino-6-(5-phosphoribosylamino)uracil reductase RibD, with protein MVTNPIVAARLEDETYMRRCLELAERGAGSVSPNPMVGSVVVHDGRVIGEGWHRQYGGPHAEVNAIASVEDEALLRESTLYVNLEPCSHYGKTPPCADLIIEKRIPRVVVGCLDPHEKVAGKGITKLRDAGIEVTVGVLEAESERLNEAFMTSHRKGRPFVALKTAQTLDGRIATSLGASKWITGEASRREVHRLRSVYDAVLCGASTVIADDSELTVRLCDGRQPLRVLLDRRLQVPVEARIFNSEAKTLVFALRDEADPALVSQLEARGVEVATVGEAEGSLDLGEVFAELHKRRVLSVMVEGGNRLSAAMVRSGFVDKYYIFIAPKLFGGDGLASFGALDVARPDYAVKLSFSAIQRFGEDLLLEVYPVR; from the coding sequence ATGGTGACGAATCCGATAGTGGCGGCGCGTCTGGAGGATGAAACTTACATGCGGCGATGCCTTGAACTGGCCGAGCGCGGCGCGGGCAGCGTGAGCCCGAATCCGATGGTCGGTTCGGTGGTCGTGCATGACGGGCGCGTCATCGGCGAGGGGTGGCACCGGCAGTACGGCGGACCGCACGCCGAGGTCAACGCCATCGCATCGGTCGAGGACGAAGCGCTGCTCCGGGAATCGACGCTTTACGTTAATCTGGAGCCGTGTTCCCACTACGGCAAGACGCCGCCGTGTGCTGACCTGATCATCGAAAAGCGCATACCGCGCGTGGTTGTCGGTTGCCTTGATCCGCACGAAAAGGTGGCAGGCAAGGGCATCACGAAGTTGCGTGACGCGGGTATCGAGGTGACGGTTGGCGTGCTCGAAGCGGAGTCCGAGCGGCTCAACGAGGCGTTCATGACCTCGCATCGCAAGGGCCGCCCCTTCGTAGCGCTGAAAACCGCCCAGACGCTCGACGGGCGCATCGCCACTTCGCTTGGCGCGTCGAAATGGATCACCGGGGAAGCGTCGCGTCGCGAGGTGCACCGGCTGCGGAGCGTGTATGACGCCGTGTTGTGCGGCGCTTCGACCGTTATAGCGGACGACTCCGAACTGACTGTCCGCCTGTGCGATGGCCGTCAGCCGCTTCGGGTGCTGCTTGACCGGCGGCTTCAGGTGCCAGTCGAAGCGCGGATTTTCAACAGCGAGGCGAAAACGCTCGTCTTTGCGCTGCGTGACGAAGCCGATCCCGCTCTTGTCAGCCAGCTTGAAGCGCGAGGTGTCGAGGTGGCAACCGTCGGTGAGGCCGAAGGCAGTCTTGATCTCGGGGAGGTATTCGCGGAGTTGCACAAACGCCGGGTGCTCTCAGTGATGGTCGAAGGGGGGAACAGGTTGTCGGCGGCGATGGTCAGATCAGGTTTCGTCGATAAATACTATATTTTCATCGCTCCCAAGCTGTTCGGCGGCGACGGACTGGCGAGCTTCGGGGCGCTCGACGTGGCCCGTCCCGATTACGCTGTCAAACTCAGCTTCAGCGCAATCCAGCGGTTTGGCGAAGATCTCCTTCTCGAAGTATATCCGGTACGTTGA
- a CDS encoding deoxycytidylate deaminase, with translation MQEESKSGCCCGSSGQHDSDGAEKRLGWHEYFMCVAHLISRRATCTRGHIGAVIVRDNNILSTGYNGAPSGLPHCNETNCKIYRSTHPDGTVEENCVNTIHAEINAIAQAAKHGVSIKDADIYITASPCIHCLKVLINVGIKTIYYDKPYKIEHIAELLRLSGIKLVQVNAVNC, from the coding sequence ATGCAGGAAGAAAGCAAAAGTGGTTGCTGCTGCGGATCGTCTGGTCAGCACGATAGCGATGGGGCAGAAAAGCGGCTCGGGTGGCACGAATATTTCATGTGCGTCGCGCACCTCATTTCACGCCGGGCGACCTGTACCCGGGGGCATATCGGCGCCGTGATCGTGCGTGACAACAACATTCTCTCGACCGGTTACAACGGTGCACCCTCTGGCCTGCCACACTGCAACGAGACCAACTGCAAAATCTACCGCAGCACCCACCCCGACGGCACGGTCGAGGAGAACTGCGTCAACACGATTCACGCCGAGATCAACGCCATCGCACAGGCGGCCAAGCACGGCGTATCGATCAAGGATGCAGATATTTACATCACTGCCAGTCCATGCATTCATTGCCTGAAGGTGCTTATCAACGTGGGCATCAAAACCATCTACTACGACAAGCCCTACAAGATCGAGCACATCGCCGAACTGCTGCGTTTGTCGGGCATCAAGCTGGTGCAGGTCAACGCCGTAAACTGTTAA
- a CDS encoding NFACT RNA binding domain-containing protein, producing MLRNYFTLYHAAAELHEQLAGGYLFEIHSQQKNELTLAFVTPEGEHLQLIVTVRSPHFSLYTREGLNRKNRNTAGIMTVINERQVAGVAISPADRQINFFLDDGHTLVLRMFSAETNMLLVRNGVIVDAFKDKRKLENTPFGETTAETPYFRALEQLASAPALFRQKLEESDRTKQLDRRLLAMLPGFDRKLVRRLLATAEGEAPEQLHEAFVALFYDLASPTPCVIENPGEPPTFSLFAPAEKDEARTFESVIDALNHYSRKMYRYLHLRERAVAMRRELTAKIGKLEKELNASAGHDPEEVSQRNERYGHLLTGMIGTAEPSSNTIAVPNFFDPGSPDVTIPVKKGLNLQENATWHFTQATKNRKKAEMQKLRHAELRTELDTLRKKLARLDEADSPDQLQQALEARSPSGKTASGKNRKEKEKTPPFRTIPISDRITLYIGKNSANNEKLTFDFAKPDDIWLHARGASGSHCVLKGAAMHNTSEIRRAAEIAAWHSAAKHSELVPVICTQKKYLKKDRKTPGNVIIEREQVFMVKPIKE from the coding sequence ATGCTCCGCAACTACTTCACGCTTTATCACGCAGCCGCTGAGCTGCACGAACAGCTTGCGGGCGGCTACCTCTTTGAAATCCATTCGCAGCAGAAAAACGAACTCACCCTCGCCTTCGTCACGCCGGAGGGCGAGCATCTGCAACTCATCGTCACGGTCCGATCCCCACATTTCTCGCTCTACACGCGCGAGGGGCTGAACCGCAAAAACCGCAACACGGCGGGTATCATGACCGTGATAAACGAACGGCAGGTGGCTGGCGTGGCGATCTCGCCCGCCGACCGGCAAATCAACTTTTTTCTCGACGACGGCCACACGCTCGTGCTGCGAATGTTCAGCGCCGAAACCAACATGCTGCTCGTGCGCAACGGCGTAATCGTGGATGCCTTCAAGGACAAGCGAAAGCTCGAAAACACACCGTTCGGGGAAACGACTGCCGAAACGCCGTATTTCCGGGCGCTGGAACAGCTCGCCTCCGCCCCGGCGCTTTTCCGGCAAAAGCTCGAAGAGAGCGACAGAACGAAACAGCTCGACCGGCGGCTGCTCGCGATGCTGCCCGGCTTCGACCGCAAGCTCGTCCGTCGGCTTCTGGCGACTGCCGAGGGCGAAGCGCCCGAACAACTCCACGAAGCGTTCGTCGCCCTCTTCTACGACCTCGCCTCGCCAACGCCGTGCGTCATCGAAAACCCTGGAGAGCCGCCCACCTTCTCGCTCTTCGCTCCGGCGGAGAAGGACGAGGCGAGGACCTTTGAGAGCGTTATCGACGCCTTGAATCACTACAGCCGCAAGATGTACCGTTACCTGCACTTGCGGGAACGCGCCGTCGCGATGCGGCGGGAACTGACGGCGAAAATCGGCAAGCTCGAAAAGGAGCTAAACGCCAGCGCCGGGCACGATCCGGAGGAAGTTTCGCAGCGCAACGAGCGTTACGGCCACCTGCTCACCGGCATGATCGGCACCGCCGAGCCTTCGAGCAATACGATCGCAGTGCCGAATTTTTTCGACCCCGGCTCGCCCGACGTGACGATTCCAGTCAAAAAGGGACTCAACCTCCAGGAGAACGCCACGTGGCACTTCACGCAAGCGACGAAAAATCGCAAAAAAGCCGAGATGCAAAAGCTCCGCCACGCGGAACTCCGCACGGAACTGGACACGCTTCGCAAAAAACTCGCAAGGCTCGACGAAGCCGACTCCCCCGACCAATTGCAGCAAGCACTCGAGGCGAGATCACCCTCTGGCAAGACCGCGTCCGGAAAAAACCGGAAAGAGAAGGAGAAGACGCCGCCGTTCAGGACGATACCGATCAGCGACAGAATCACCCTCTACATCGGAAAAAATTCCGCGAACAACGAGAAACTCACCTTCGACTTCGCCAAACCTGACGACATCTGGCTTCATGCCAGAGGCGCGTCAGGCTCGCACTGCGTGCTCAAGGGCGCAGCCATGCACAACACCTCGGAGATCCGCCGCGCCGCCGAAATCGCCGCCTGGCACTCGGCGGCCAAGCACTCCGAATTGGTGCCGGTCATCTGCACACAAAAAAAATACCTCAAAAAAGACCGCAAAACCCCCGGCAACGTCATCATCGAACGGGAGCAGGTGTTCATGGTCAAGCCGATAAAGGAATGA
- a CDS encoding acyl-CoA thioesterase produces MKTHKLVMPEHLNHYGFLFGGNLLKWIDEVSYIAVTLDYPGCNFVTVGMDNIKFKKSIRQGTILCFESKKNHVGTTSVEYIVDVTREEITTGSRELVFTTRITFVSVDENGRKKPIPS; encoded by the coding sequence ATGAAAACACACAAGCTCGTGATGCCGGAACACCTCAACCATTACGGTTTCCTGTTCGGCGGCAATCTGCTCAAATGGATCGACGAGGTCAGCTATATCGCCGTGACGCTCGACTACCCCGGCTGCAACTTCGTCACGGTTGGCATGGACAACATCAAGTTCAAGAAAAGCATCCGGCAGGGCACCATTCTCTGCTTCGAGTCGAAGAAGAACCATGTCGGCACCACCTCGGTGGAATATATCGTGGATGTGACCCGGGAGGAGATCACCACCGGTAGCAGAGAGCTGGTGTTCACCACTCGGATAACCTTTGTCAGCGTAGATGAAAACGGCAGGAAAAAGCCTATTCCGTCCTGA
- a CDS encoding DUF1634 domain-containing protein, giving the protein MNAHPKPEMNDLRMKGVIGNLLRVGVLLAASIVLVGGILFLVHHGGELPEYHIFHGSSSPLRTIPGVIHGLMTFQKRAIIQLGLLLLILTPVANVLFTVFAFWEEKDKLYVGVSSLVFLFLLFSLLGGKF; this is encoded by the coding sequence ATGAACGCACACCCCAAACCCGAAATGAACGATCTGCGCATGAAGGGCGTTATCGGCAATCTTCTGCGTGTTGGCGTGCTTCTTGCTGCATCGATCGTGCTGGTCGGCGGCATCCTTTTCCTGGTTCACCACGGCGGCGAACTGCCCGAATATCATATTTTTCACGGCTCCTCATCGCCATTGCGCACTATTCCGGGAGTCATTCATGGTCTGATGACATTCCAGAAGCGGGCCATCATCCAGCTTGGCTTGCTCCTGCTTATTCTGACGCCGGTTGCCAACGTGCTGTTTACTGTTTTCGCTTTCTGGGAGGAAAAGGACAAGCTCTATGTGGGCGTCTCCTCGCTCGTTTTTCTTTTTCTTCTCTTCAGTCTTTTAGGCGGCAAGTTTTAA